A genomic stretch from Kribbella amoyensis includes:
- a CDS encoding phage tail protein I, protein MRGTTTELDTPYPLGSLLPAVLQEDELLMRFTAAVDLLLAPAISSLDCLGAYLDPALAPADFLGWLAGWVGAELDETWPVGLQRTAVAQAVELQRDRGTIAGLRRQLALITGADVEVTDTGGVTWSAEPVDGAGPVVPPRLEVVVRGNNLDAARLAAVVEAAKPAHVAHTVRVEPSVTDVR, encoded by the coding sequence ATGCGGGGAACCACCACCGAACTGGACACGCCCTACCCGCTCGGATCCCTGCTGCCCGCGGTGCTGCAGGAGGACGAGCTGTTGATGCGATTCACCGCGGCGGTGGATCTCCTGCTCGCTCCGGCGATCAGCTCGCTCGACTGCCTCGGGGCGTACCTCGATCCGGCCTTGGCGCCGGCCGACTTCCTCGGGTGGCTCGCCGGATGGGTCGGTGCCGAGCTCGACGAGACCTGGCCGGTGGGGCTGCAGCGGACGGCCGTCGCGCAGGCGGTCGAGCTGCAGCGCGATCGGGGCACGATCGCCGGGCTCCGACGGCAGCTGGCGCTGATCACCGGCGCCGACGTGGAGGTCACCGACACCGGCGGTGTGACCTGGTCGGCCGAACCGGTCGACGGCGCCGGCCCCGTGGTCCCGCCGAGGCTCGAAGTGGTTGTGCGAGGCAACAACCTCGACGCCGCCCGGCTGGCCGCGGTGGTGGAGGCTGCCAAACCCGCCCACGTCGCCCACACCGTGCGCGTCGAGCCGTCGGTCACCGACGTGAGGTGA
- a CDS encoding zinc ribbon domain-containing protein translates to MEREDPAEVQPQPVKDRPAPVRRPTPTRTPRPGELICGECGEGNAPTRKFCGRCGDSLAAAEVVKTPWWRRLRLRRRPRTLTAGSRPARPGDSSVKHGLRTTVRRARTTAGFLILVFGLLSGFYPPLRTFVVQQAATVKQQVRGVADSALTPIRPVAVQGSGSTTNHPPNAAFDTFANTSWQVPWNEKAPARLTVQLDRAVALRKILVRTGDSKNFAGSSRPATLELKYSNEKSELISLVDKPDPQEIALRNAVGVGTITITVVTVFPAPGARDLAVAEIELFGIG, encoded by the coding sequence GTGGAACGGGAGGATCCGGCCGAGGTCCAGCCACAGCCGGTGAAGGACCGGCCCGCGCCGGTCCGGCGTCCCACGCCGACGCGGACTCCGCGCCCGGGGGAGCTCATCTGTGGCGAATGCGGAGAGGGCAACGCCCCCACCCGCAAGTTCTGCGGACGCTGCGGTGATTCCCTCGCCGCGGCCGAGGTCGTCAAGACACCCTGGTGGCGCCGGCTGCGGTTGCGGCGCCGTCCCAGGACGCTGACGGCAGGATCCCGGCCGGCCCGCCCCGGCGACAGCTCCGTGAAACACGGGCTCAGGACGACGGTCCGCCGGGCCCGCACCACGGCAGGCTTCCTGATCCTGGTCTTCGGCCTCCTCAGCGGCTTCTATCCACCCTTGCGCACGTTCGTCGTCCAGCAGGCCGCCACCGTCAAGCAGCAGGTCCGTGGCGTGGCCGACTCCGCGCTCACCCCGATCCGTCCGGTGGCGGTGCAGGGCTCCGGAAGCACCACGAACCACCCGCCCAACGCGGCGTTCGACACGTTCGCGAACACCTCGTGGCAGGTGCCCTGGAACGAGAAGGCCCCGGCGCGGTTGACGGTCCAGCTCGATCGCGCCGTTGCCCTGCGCAAGATCCTCGTCAGGACCGGTGACAGCAAGAACTTTGCCGGGTCCAGCCGGCCGGCGACCCTCGAACTCAAGTACTCGAACGAGAAGTCCGAGCTGATCAGTCTCGTCGACAAGCCGGATCCACAGGAGATTGCCCTGCGCAACGCGGTCGGGGTCGGCACGATCACGATCACCGTCGTCACGGTCTTCCCGGCGCCGGGCGCTCGCGATCTGGCTGTGGCCGAGATCGAGCTGTTCGGCATCGGCTGA
- a CDS encoding putative baseplate assembly protein yields MALPAPDLDARRYDDLVADAVQLVRRSCPGWTDESPSDVGITLLEAYAFLTDGLFRRLNQVPDRLRLKFFDLIGLRLVPPTPATVPVTFWLSAPARSPLVVAQGTEVGTVRTEAEPSVVFSTTTELTIPPSSVAALLTRTVDDPDPVPHDAEVFSAFSDPPMPGDEVLIGLTGAVPSVAIQLDYAGQTQGLGVDPENPPLCWEAWTGAEWTRCDLGRDGTGGLNRSGSVVLHVPPGHQVSVIGGRPAGWLRGRVVETGEGRTPYTAPPQVQRLEVSSVGGTVDAVQAELVHDEVLGLSEGVPGQVFTVRFAPVLGGLGDPVVEVGSDDGWQQWTAVDDFAAGGPDDRYFRLDAVPGEIAFAPVVRLPDGGLRRYGAVPAKGQTIRVRGYATGGGARGNVPAAAIATLKSSIPFVSAVENRAAAHGGTDGETVDEAAGRAPIMLRTRGRAVTAEDYEALAREAVPEAARIRCITGGDDATPAGTVRVLVVPSAAQQDGVIDFADLVPPEPLLERLAERLDQVRLIGTRVSVEPPRYRGITVVARLVARPRVDHDRVRRDALTALHRFLSPLPGGGPGGSGWEFGRPVRSGDVYAVLQDVRGVQAVEDVRLFSANPVTGERGAEQTRIELERNSLVFSFEHLVKVEDH; encoded by the coding sequence ATGGCGCTGCCCGCTCCTGATCTGGACGCACGCCGGTACGACGATCTCGTGGCCGACGCGGTCCAGCTGGTTCGCCGATCCTGCCCCGGCTGGACCGACGAGAGTCCGTCCGACGTCGGGATCACCTTGCTCGAGGCGTATGCGTTCCTGACCGACGGGCTGTTCCGCCGGCTCAACCAGGTCCCGGATCGGCTCCGGCTCAAGTTCTTCGACCTGATCGGGCTGCGGCTGGTCCCGCCGACGCCGGCGACCGTACCGGTCACGTTCTGGCTCTCGGCGCCGGCCCGGTCACCACTTGTGGTTGCCCAAGGCACCGAAGTCGGTACGGTCCGGACCGAGGCGGAACCGTCGGTGGTGTTCTCGACGACGACCGAGCTCACGATCCCACCGTCCTCGGTGGCCGCGCTCCTCACCCGGACCGTGGACGATCCCGATCCCGTACCGCACGACGCGGAGGTCTTCAGCGCCTTCTCCGACCCGCCGATGCCAGGCGACGAGGTGCTGATCGGGCTCACCGGCGCGGTCCCGTCGGTGGCGATCCAGCTGGACTACGCGGGCCAGACCCAAGGGCTCGGAGTCGACCCGGAGAATCCACCGTTGTGCTGGGAAGCCTGGACCGGTGCGGAGTGGACGCGCTGCGACCTCGGCCGGGACGGTACCGGTGGCCTGAATCGCTCCGGCTCCGTGGTCCTGCACGTGCCGCCGGGCCACCAGGTCAGCGTGATCGGAGGCCGCCCGGCCGGTTGGCTGCGAGGCCGGGTAGTGGAAACGGGGGAGGGCCGGACGCCGTACACGGCACCGCCGCAGGTCCAGCGGCTCGAGGTATCGAGTGTCGGAGGCACGGTCGACGCCGTCCAGGCGGAGCTTGTCCACGACGAGGTCCTGGGCTTGTCGGAGGGAGTGCCCGGGCAGGTCTTCACCGTGCGGTTCGCGCCGGTGCTCGGCGGTCTCGGCGATCCGGTGGTCGAGGTCGGGTCCGACGACGGCTGGCAGCAGTGGACCGCGGTCGACGATTTCGCGGCCGGCGGACCGGACGACCGGTACTTCCGGCTGGACGCAGTCCCGGGCGAGATCGCCTTCGCGCCGGTGGTCCGGCTGCCCGACGGCGGCCTGCGGCGGTACGGCGCCGTCCCGGCGAAGGGACAGACGATCCGGGTCCGCGGGTATGCGACCGGTGGTGGAGCCCGCGGCAACGTACCGGCCGCCGCGATCGCGACGCTGAAGTCGTCGATCCCGTTCGTCTCCGCGGTCGAGAACAGGGCGGCCGCACACGGTGGTACCGACGGCGAGACAGTGGATGAGGCAGCCGGACGCGCGCCGATCATGCTGCGGACGCGGGGACGAGCGGTGACGGCCGAGGACTACGAGGCGCTGGCCCGCGAAGCTGTGCCGGAGGCGGCCCGGATCCGATGCATCACCGGCGGCGACGACGCGACCCCGGCGGGAACGGTTCGCGTCCTGGTCGTGCCCTCGGCGGCTCAGCAGGACGGCGTGATCGACTTCGCCGATCTGGTCCCGCCGGAGCCGCTGCTCGAGCGGCTGGCGGAGCGGCTCGACCAGGTGCGTCTGATCGGGACCAGGGTGTCGGTCGAGCCGCCGCGCTACCGGGGGATCACGGTCGTGGCGCGACTGGTCGCCCGGCCACGGGTCGACCACGACAGGGTCCGGCGGGACGCGCTGACCGCATTGCACCGGTTCCTGAGTCCTCTGCCCGGTGGTGGACCCGGAGGCTCGGGGTGGGAGTTCGGCCGGCCGGTACGGTCCGGCGACGTGTACGCCGTTCTGCAGGACGTGCGCGGTGTTCAGGCGGTCGAGGACGTCCGGCTGTTCAGCGCGAATCCGGTCACGGGGGAGCGTGGCGCCGAGCAGACGCGGATCGAGCTGGAGCGGAACAGTCTGGTGTTCTCGTTCGAGCACCTGGTGAAGGTGGAGGACCACTGA
- a CDS encoding GPW/gp25 family protein, with amino-acid sequence MTIDAVAGLGFPLGSGAGPFAVARGTDKLEQSMRLVLLTYPGERVMRPDFGCRLRDFVFDAVTPATGIQLADEVRGALEAWEPRAEVDQVDVVPDPAVDGLVHLVVGYRPRGESAARELVVAFQTDRSGPAEGVG; translated from the coding sequence ATGACGATCGACGCGGTGGCTGGGCTCGGGTTCCCGCTCGGCTCGGGAGCGGGACCGTTCGCGGTCGCCCGTGGCACCGACAAGCTCGAGCAGAGCATGCGGCTGGTCCTGCTCACCTATCCCGGTGAGCGGGTGATGCGCCCGGACTTCGGGTGCCGCCTGCGTGACTTCGTGTTCGACGCCGTCACGCCGGCGACCGGGATCCAGCTCGCCGACGAGGTCCGTGGCGCGCTCGAGGCCTGGGAACCACGGGCCGAGGTGGACCAGGTCGACGTCGTGCCCGACCCAGCCGTCGACGGACTGGTCCACCTCGTCGTCGGCTACCGGCCCCGCGGTGAGTCGGCGGCTCGCGAACTGGTCGTCGCGTTCCAGACCGACCGTTCCGGTCCGGCGGAAGGGGTCGGCTGA